In one Streptosporangiales bacterium genomic region, the following are encoded:
- a CDS encoding HAMP domain-containing protein: protein MRLPLPGFVFTIRFRLTVLYSTLLFALAALMLGGVYVAVSKSTEAQPITKTYRADKVLRDSHGEEQVVGQVDVVKVEQVEQAVNYETMQNLRQYSAGMLGVLFVASLGIGWALSGRALRPVRAIARTAEDIQATDLSRRIRLSGPKDELRYLGDTVDSMLDRLDSAFRAQRQFVDDASHELRSPLAIIRVNVDTVLAAPDATDDERRRAALVVDRATTRMTQLIEDLLATARRSGPAFHDTDVDLAVVVREAVEEFEPLAAERDLAIVSRLEQGLTRIGDHDALRRAVGNLLSNAVSLATSGTAITVAAGRAEPWLWIAVRDAGPGISPDDQTRVFDRFWRAQEGRRTGSRGAGLGLAIVRQIVEAHAGHVRLFSVPDVGSTFVLWLPTPDGQPPPHPPDVNPLPADR from the coding sequence ATGCGCCTCCCCCTGCCAGGCTTCGTCTTCACGATCCGGTTCCGGCTGACCGTGCTCTACTCGACGCTCCTCTTCGCGCTCGCCGCGCTGATGCTCGGCGGCGTCTACGTGGCCGTGTCGAAGAGCACCGAGGCGCAACCGATCACCAAGACGTACCGGGCCGACAAGGTGCTCCGCGACTCCCACGGCGAGGAGCAGGTCGTCGGCCAGGTCGACGTCGTCAAGGTCGAGCAGGTGGAGCAGGCCGTCAACTACGAGACCATGCAGAACCTCCGGCAGTACTCGGCCGGCATGCTCGGCGTCCTGTTCGTCGCGAGCCTCGGCATCGGCTGGGCGCTGTCCGGACGCGCCCTGCGACCCGTACGCGCGATCGCCAGGACCGCCGAGGACATCCAGGCTACCGACCTGTCCCGCCGGATCCGGTTGAGCGGCCCGAAGGACGAGCTGCGCTACCTCGGCGACACCGTCGACTCGATGCTGGACCGGCTCGACAGCGCGTTCCGTGCCCAGCGCCAGTTCGTCGACGACGCGTCGCACGAGCTGCGCAGCCCGTTGGCGATCATCCGGGTGAACGTCGACACAGTGCTCGCCGCGCCCGACGCCACCGACGACGAGCGCCGGCGCGCGGCCCTCGTCGTCGACCGCGCCACCACCCGCATGACCCAGCTCATCGAGGACCTCCTCGCCACGGCGCGCCGTTCCGGGCCGGCGTTCCACGACACCGACGTCGACCTCGCCGTGGTCGTCAGGGAGGCGGTGGAGGAGTTCGAGCCGCTCGCCGCCGAGCGCGACCTCGCCATCGTCTCGCGGCTCGAGCAGGGCCTGACCCGGATCGGCGACCACGACGCGCTGCGCCGCGCGGTGGGCAACCTGCTCTCGAACGCGGTGAGCCTGGCGACGTCCGGCACCGCGATCACCGTCGCCGCGGGCCGCGCGGAACCGTGGCTGTGGATCGCCGTCCGCGACGCCGGCCCCGGCATCTCCCCCGACGACCAGACCCGCGTCTTCGACCGCTTCTGGCGCGCGCAGGAGGGCAGGCGCACGGGCAGCCGTGGCGCCGGCCTCGGCCTCGCGATCGTCCGCCAGATCGTCGAGGCGCACGCCGGCCACGTCCGCCTGTTCTCGGTGCCGGACGTCGGCAGCACGTTCGTGCTCTGGCTCCCCACCCCCGACGGCCAGCCCCCACCCCACCCCCCGGACGTCAACCCCCTGCCCGCGGATCGGTAA
- a CDS encoding response regulator, with translation MRILVVEDEEDLVEAVRAGLVRAGYAVDVALDARAASEKLYANAYDLLLLDLNLPFGDGFELCRSIRRGELDGLTTTDLRILMLTARDRLEDRVRGLDEGADDYLVKPFAFPELLARVRALLRRETAGGTAVWTVGDLRLDAARREVHRAGEPVSLTPKEFAVLQYLMGRPGHVVSSEQLLEHVWDEYTDPFTNTVRVTVGTLRRKLTAADGEAPIETVVGSGYRLKESP, from the coding sequence ATGCGGATACTCGTGGTGGAGGACGAGGAGGACCTCGTCGAGGCGGTGCGCGCCGGGCTCGTCCGCGCGGGCTATGCGGTCGACGTCGCGCTCGACGCGCGTGCGGCGTCGGAGAAGCTCTACGCCAACGCGTACGACCTCCTGCTCCTCGACCTCAACCTGCCCTTCGGCGACGGCTTCGAGCTGTGCCGGTCGATCCGTCGCGGAGAGCTCGACGGGCTCACGACGACCGACCTGCGCATCCTCATGCTCACCGCGAGGGACCGGCTCGAGGACCGCGTCCGCGGGCTCGACGAGGGCGCGGACGACTACCTCGTCAAGCCGTTCGCGTTCCCCGAGCTGCTCGCGCGGGTCCGTGCGCTGCTGCGCAGGGAGACAGCGGGTGGCACGGCCGTCTGGACGGTCGGCGACCTCCGGCTCGACGCCGCCAGGCGCGAGGTGCACAGGGCGGGCGAGCCCGTCTCGCTGACACCGAAGGAGTTCGCCGTGCTGCAGTACCTGATGGGGCGCCCCGGCCACGTCGTGTCGTCCGAGCAGCTCCTCGAGCACGTCTGGGACGAGTACACCGACCCGTTCACCAACACGGTGCGGGTCACCGTGGGCACGTTGCGTCGCAAGCTCACGGCCGCCGACGGCGAGGCGCCGATCGAGACCGTCGTCGGCAGCGGCTACCGGCTGAAGGAGAGCCCGTGA
- a CDS encoding trypsin-like serine protease, which translates to MPRFGLGDPRGPDFVPPPPGIGPPPEMRDEQWPAPPPAAVPAPSTETPRPRGRLGRVLAAAVLVATLTGGTAGFAGTRLAQQDPSSALPQSSAGPANGTGDLSGTAARVQPAVVSVEVRGVRSRATGSGFVIDTRGHVLTNAHVVDGGGDVTVVLSDRRRLDAEVVGTDEANDVAVLAVDASRSPAPIVLGRSADVRVGDPVLAVGSPLGLAGTVTGGIVSALDREVPLGGGQEAVVVQTDASINPGNSGGPLVNARGEVVGVNTAMLTRGGSGSIGIGFAIPVDRAADVAQRIIRTR; encoded by the coding sequence ATGCCACGCTTCGGCCTCGGTGACCCGCGCGGTCCCGACTTCGTCCCGCCACCGCCGGGCATCGGCCCGCCGCCCGAGATGCGGGACGAGCAGTGGCCGGCCCCACCGCCGGCCGCCGTGCCGGCTCCGTCCACCGAGACGCCTCGTCCGCGCGGACGGCTGGGCCGGGTGCTCGCTGCCGCCGTCCTCGTCGCGACGCTGACCGGTGGCACGGCGGGCTTCGCCGGCACCCGGCTCGCCCAGCAGGACCCGTCGTCCGCTCTCCCGCAGTCGTCGGCCGGCCCCGCCAACGGCACGGGAGACCTCAGCGGGACGGCGGCGCGCGTGCAGCCGGCCGTCGTCTCCGTCGAGGTGCGAGGCGTCCGCTCCCGCGCCACCGGCTCCGGCTTCGTCATCGACACGCGCGGCCACGTCCTCACCAACGCGCACGTGGTGGACGGCGGCGGCGACGTCACCGTCGTGCTGTCGGACCGCCGGCGCCTCGACGCCGAGGTCGTGGGCACGGACGAGGCCAACGACGTCGCGGTGCTCGCCGTCGACGCGTCGAGGAGCCCCGCGCCGATCGTCCTCGGCCGCTCCGCCGACGTCCGCGTGGGCGACCCGGTGCTCGCGGTCGGCTCGCCACTCGGCCTCGCCGGCACGGTCACGGGCGGCATCGTCAGCGCGCTCGACCGCGAGGTGCCGCTCGGCGGCGGACAGGAGGCCGTCGTGGTGCAGACCGACGCGTCGATCAACCCGGGGAACTCCGGCGGACCGCTGGTGAACGCGCGCGGCGAGGTCGTCGGCGTCAACACCGCGATGCTGACCCGCGGCGGATCGGGTTCGATCGGCATCGGGTTCGCGATCCCCGTCGACCGGGCCGCGGACGTGGCACAGCGGATCATCCGTACACGCTGA
- a CDS encoding DUF58 domain-containing protein: MTGWGSMNAPALPDLVQEQSFRRLELTITRRLDGLLQGDHLGLVPGLGTEPADAREYQPGDDVRRIDWNLTARTAVPHVRDLVADRELTTWVLVDATASMDFGTGRVEKRDLAVAAVAAVGFLTDRIGNRLGAQILSATGLRRIPPEGGRTHLLAVLRRLRTAPRTPPGAPATTSLSEAIALLRRTARRRGLVVVVSDLLDGVDPDGPEPPWGRQLRLLQHRHQVLAIEVVDPRELALPDVGLLTLVDPETGRRRDVPTASRRLRERYEQAATAQRETVARILRRAGVAHLRLRTDGDWVRDIARHVLSARRLAGAAPARQGRTPS, encoded by the coding sequence ATGACCGGATGGGGATCCATGAACGCTCCGGCGCTGCCTGACCTCGTCCAGGAGCAGTCGTTCCGCCGGCTCGAGCTCACCATCACCCGGCGTCTCGACGGGCTCCTGCAGGGCGACCACCTCGGTCTGGTGCCCGGGCTCGGCACCGAGCCGGCCGACGCCCGCGAGTACCAGCCGGGCGATGACGTGCGTCGGATCGACTGGAACCTCACGGCGAGGACCGCGGTCCCGCACGTGCGTGACCTGGTCGCCGACCGCGAGCTCACCACCTGGGTGCTCGTCGACGCCACCGCGAGCATGGACTTCGGTACCGGCCGCGTCGAGAAGCGCGACCTCGCCGTCGCCGCCGTCGCGGCCGTCGGCTTCCTCACCGACCGCATCGGCAACCGGCTCGGTGCGCAGATCCTGTCCGCGACCGGCCTGCGCCGCATCCCGCCCGAGGGAGGTCGAACGCACCTCCTCGCGGTGCTCCGCCGGCTGCGGACGGCCCCGCGCACGCCGCCTGGCGCTCCGGCCACCACCTCGCTCAGCGAGGCGATCGCACTGCTGCGTCGCACCGCCCGCCGCCGCGGCCTCGTCGTCGTGGTGTCCGATCTCCTCGACGGCGTCGACCCGGACGGCCCGGAACCGCCGTGGGGCAGGCAGTTGCGCCTGCTGCAGCACCGGCACCAGGTGCTCGCGATCGAGGTCGTCGACCCGCGGGAGCTCGCGCTCCCCGACGTCGGGCTGCTCACGCTCGTCGACCCGGAGACCGGTCGCCGCAGGGACGTGCCGACGGCGAGCAGGCGGCTGCGCGAGCGCTACGAACAGGCGGCCACCGCGCAGCGGGAGACCGTCGCCAGGATCCTCCGCCGAGCCGGAGTCGCGCACCTGCGACTGCGTACCGACGGCGACTGGGTCCGTGACATCGCCCGCCACGTCCTCTCCGCGCGCCGGCTCGCCGGCGCCGCTCCCGCCCGACAGGGAAGGACCCCGTCGTGA
- a CDS encoding AAA domain-containing protein, whose product MNGTGVAAGALGGPAASPEGPVLERALFEVKRVIVGQDRMVERLLVAVLAKGHCLLEGVPGIAKTLAAETLATVVGGTFARIQFTPDLVPSDIVGTRIYRPSTEGFDVEPGPVMANVLLTDEINRAPAKVQSALLEVMAEHKVSIGGRTYPLPAPFLVLATQNPIESEGVYRLPEAQRDRFLMKIDVDYPTEQEELAILYRMSVRAPTASPILTPESVIALQGAASDVFVHDAVARYAVRLVAATRDPAAHGIPDLAPLLAYGASPRATLGLVAGARALALVRGRHYVLPQDVRDLAGDVITHRLVLSFDAVADEVPAHHVVERIVQAIPLPRVAPAQDAQDDRMGIHERSGAA is encoded by the coding sequence ATGAACGGGACAGGCGTGGCGGCCGGTGCCCTCGGGGGCCCGGCCGCCTCCCCCGAGGGGCCGGTGCTCGAGCGCGCCCTGTTCGAGGTGAAGCGGGTGATCGTCGGCCAGGACCGCATGGTCGAGCGGCTGCTCGTGGCGGTGCTCGCGAAGGGGCATTGCCTCCTCGAGGGCGTCCCCGGTATCGCCAAGACGCTCGCGGCCGAGACCCTCGCCACCGTCGTCGGCGGGACGTTCGCGCGGATCCAGTTCACCCCCGACCTCGTGCCGTCCGACATCGTCGGCACGCGGATCTACCGGCCCTCGACCGAGGGCTTCGACGTCGAGCCGGGACCGGTGATGGCCAACGTGCTGCTCACCGACGAGATCAACCGGGCACCCGCGAAGGTGCAGTCGGCCCTGCTCGAGGTGATGGCCGAGCACAAGGTCAGCATCGGCGGCCGGACGTACCCGCTGCCCGCGCCGTTCCTCGTGCTCGCGACCCAGAACCCGATCGAGTCCGAGGGGGTCTACCGGCTGCCCGAGGCGCAGCGCGACAGGTTCCTGATGAAGATCGACGTCGACTACCCGACCGAGCAGGAGGAGCTCGCCATCCTCTACCGGATGAGCGTGCGTGCGCCCACGGCCTCGCCGATCCTCACGCCGGAGTCCGTCATCGCGCTGCAGGGTGCGGCGAGCGACGTGTTCGTCCACGACGCCGTCGCGCGCTACGCGGTACGGCTGGTCGCCGCCACGCGCGACCCGGCCGCCCACGGCATCCCCGATCTCGCGCCGCTGCTCGCGTACGGCGCGAGCCCGCGCGCGACGCTGGGGCTCGTCGCCGGCGCGCGCGCACTCGCGCTCGTCCGCGGACGGCACTACGTGCTGCCGCAGGACGTCCGTGACCTGGCAGGTGACGTCATCACCCACCGGCTCGTGCTCTCGTTCGACGCCGTCGCCGACGAGGTGCCGGCGCACCATGTGGTCGAGCGGATCGTCCAGGCGATCCCGTTGCCACGGGTCGCGCCGGCGCAGGACGCCCAGGATGACCGGATGGGGATCCATGAACGCTCCGGCGCTGCCTGA
- a CDS encoding Rieske 2Fe-2S domain-containing protein, giving the protein MAEYLVGTVAEFTDEDRKLVTVGGDEIVVFRHEGEMFALSNTCGHMGGPVGEGMLINRVEGVVDSGGRYLGDRFSTDTTHLVCPWHGMEYDIRTGVSPAHPKARLRKYATEVRGEEVYVHV; this is encoded by the coding sequence GTGGCCGAGTACCTCGTGGGAACCGTTGCCGAGTTCACCGACGAGGACCGCAAGCTCGTGACCGTCGGGGGGGACGAGATCGTCGTCTTCCGCCACGAGGGTGAGATGTTCGCCCTCAGCAACACCTGCGGTCACATGGGCGGTCCGGTCGGCGAGGGCATGCTGATCAACCGCGTCGAGGGCGTCGTCGACTCCGGCGGCAGGTACCTGGGTGACAGGTTCTCGACCGACACCACGCATCTCGTGTGCCCGTGGCACGGCATGGAGTACGACATCCGCACCGGCGTGTCCCCCGCACATCCGAAGGCACGGCTGAGGAAGTACGCCACCGAGGTCAGGGGCGAGGAGGTGTACGTCCATGTCTGA
- a CDS encoding aldehyde dehydrogenase family protein, whose protein sequence is MSEQNTSVPVTRPLSWFDHAAALARLKEPGWLDDLFASVVARRPALLIGNEWVEAGSERVVETFDPSTGRAVGRYAVADASDVDAAVRAAEAAHPAWAALSVEERGACFVRLADLIAEHGTELATLDAIDAGLPVERMLNDVDGMLKVLHRWPGFAAALRGDVMPTTGGLHYTRHVPYGVVARLVAFNHPILFAVKGSLAALIAGNCLVLKPADQTPLSALLLGDLIRQSFPPGVWNVVTGDAVTGDALVSHPAIRRIAFTGSVGTARKIQASAARDKIRSVSLELGGKNPMIVFPDVDVEAAARNLLFGMNLRANQGQSCGSMSRVFVHEDIYDEFEAATASALGELTLGPAYDSAVDMGPLISEVQADRVRAYVRSAIDEGARLVAGGPDDPRLPAEGHFVAPTLFADVAPDMRIAREEVFGPVIALSRWSDLDAVVAAANDVDYGLAASIWTNDLTTALRTADRLDAGYVWVNDSTTHYWGMPFGGFKDSGLGREECMEEMESFLQHKSVHVKL, encoded by the coding sequence ATGAGCGAGCAGAACACGTCAGTGCCCGTCACCCGCCCCTTGTCCTGGTTCGACCACGCCGCGGCGCTGGCGCGGCTCAAGGAACCAGGCTGGCTCGACGACCTGTTCGCGTCGGTCGTGGCGCGGCGACCCGCGCTGCTGATCGGCAACGAATGGGTGGAGGCCGGGTCCGAGCGCGTCGTGGAGACCTTCGACCCGTCGACCGGCAGGGCGGTGGGACGCTACGCGGTCGCGGACGCGTCGGACGTCGACGCGGCGGTACGCGCGGCGGAGGCCGCCCACCCGGCGTGGGCCGCGCTGAGCGTCGAGGAGCGTGGCGCGTGCTTCGTGCGGCTGGCGGACCTGATCGCGGAGCACGGCACCGAGCTGGCGACCCTCGACGCGATCGACGCCGGGCTGCCGGTGGAGCGGATGTTGAACGACGTCGACGGCATGCTCAAGGTGCTGCACAGGTGGCCGGGCTTCGCCGCTGCCCTGCGGGGCGACGTCATGCCGACGACGGGCGGCCTGCACTACACGCGGCACGTCCCGTACGGCGTGGTCGCCCGTCTCGTCGCGTTCAACCACCCGATCCTCTTCGCGGTCAAGGGCTCGCTGGCGGCGCTGATCGCGGGCAACTGCCTGGTGCTGAAGCCGGCGGACCAGACACCGCTCTCCGCGCTGCTGCTTGGCGACCTGATCCGGCAGTCGTTCCCGCCCGGGGTCTGGAACGTGGTGACCGGCGACGCCGTGACGGGTGACGCCCTGGTGTCGCATCCGGCGATCCGCCGCATCGCCTTCACCGGGAGCGTCGGGACCGCTCGCAAGATCCAGGCGAGTGCCGCCAGGGACAAGATCCGTTCGGTCTCGCTGGAGCTCGGCGGCAAGAACCCGATGATCGTGTTCCCCGACGTCGACGTCGAGGCGGCCGCGCGCAACCTGCTCTTCGGCATGAACCTGCGCGCCAACCAGGGCCAGTCGTGCGGGTCGATGTCGCGTGTCTTCGTGCACGAGGACATCTACGACGAGTTCGAGGCGGCGACGGCGAGCGCCCTCGGCGAGCTCACCCTCGGTCCCGCCTACGACTCGGCGGTCGACATGGGACCGCTGATCTCCGAGGTCCAGGCCGACCGCGTCCGTGCCTACGTACGCTCCGCGATCGACGAGGGCGCACGGCTCGTCGCCGGCGGCCCCGACGACCCACGCCTGCCCGCCGAGGGCCACTTCGTCGCGCCCACCCTCTTCGCCGACGTCGCACCGGACATGCGGATCGCGCGGGAGGAGGTCTTCGGTCCGGTCATCGCGCTGAGCCGGTGGAGTGACCTCGACGCGGTCGTCGCGGCGGCGAACGATGTCGACTACGGCCTCGCCGCGAGCATCTGGACCAACGACCTGACGACCGCGTTACGCACCGCCGACCGGCTGGATGCGGGGTACGTCTGGGTCAACGACAGCACGACGCACTACTGGGGCATGCCGTTCGGCGGCTTCAAGGACAGCGGTCTCGGCCGCGAGGAGTGCATGGAGGAGATGGAGAGCTTCCTCCAGCACAAGAGCGTGCACGTGAAGCTATGA
- a CDS encoding thiamine pyrophosphate-binding protein: MTHDRYGSDLVVDTLTELGIEYAAVNPGASFRGLHESLVSSGRPELILALHENVAVAAAHGYAKSAGRPMAVVLHNLVGLQSGSMSIFNAWADQAPVLVLGGSGPVDATRRRPWIDWVHTAHAQSLVVRDSVKWDDQPASLAAVPASLRRAHRIATTVPYGPTYVALDAGLQEEPLGPSTPASPGLGPLAARPSMAAPQDVLDEVADLLVRAERPVILADYVGKSAAAYAALAELAEALAAPVVDLMARHNFPTGHWADATDAHHELLADADVVLCLDLRDLMFGLGRSDAVHHGYESLVRPSATVVSISTNQLMLKGFLDYAGTDHPAAADAMVDVLADTALCLPVLAGMVAERAGDRSARRRALTAFTADLHERSHRRFTEAADQGLTSAALSRAVRDVVSDGPWELANGQLRGDVRRGWPLDRFNAHLGRNVGAGLGYGMGVSVGAALAHRGDDTMVVNLQPDGDLLYTPSGLWTAARYRLPILTVMANNRTYGQDRMHQTIMARTRERAVENAGVGIDLDDPEVDFAMLARAQGVESWGPVTDRDDLTEVLTAAAKVVRDERRPALVDVVLPRQG; the protein is encoded by the coding sequence ATGACCCACGACAGGTACGGCAGCGACCTCGTCGTCGATACGCTGACCGAGCTCGGGATCGAGTACGCGGCAGTCAACCCCGGCGCGTCGTTCCGCGGGCTGCACGAGTCGCTGGTGAGCAGTGGGCGCCCGGAGCTGATCCTCGCGCTGCACGAGAACGTCGCGGTCGCGGCGGCGCACGGCTACGCGAAGTCGGCGGGACGGCCGATGGCGGTGGTCCTGCACAACCTCGTCGGCCTGCAGAGCGGCTCGATGTCCATCTTCAACGCGTGGGCCGACCAGGCTCCCGTCCTCGTGCTCGGTGGCTCTGGTCCGGTCGACGCGACGAGGCGGCGCCCGTGGATCGACTGGGTCCACACCGCCCACGCGCAGTCCCTCGTGGTGCGTGACTCGGTCAAGTGGGACGACCAGCCCGCGAGCCTCGCCGCCGTCCCGGCGAGCCTGCGCCGCGCGCACCGGATCGCGACGACGGTGCCGTACGGCCCGACGTACGTGGCGCTCGACGCGGGTCTGCAGGAGGAGCCGCTCGGTCCCTCGACGCCGGCGTCACCGGGACTCGGGCCGCTCGCGGCACGCCCGTCGATGGCGGCGCCGCAGGACGTGCTCGACGAGGTGGCCGACCTGCTGGTGCGTGCCGAACGACCGGTGATCCTCGCGGACTACGTGGGCAAGAGCGCTGCGGCGTACGCGGCGTTGGCCGAGCTGGCCGAGGCGCTGGCCGCGCCGGTGGTCGATCTGATGGCCAGGCACAACTTCCCGACGGGGCACTGGGCGGACGCCACGGACGCGCACCACGAGCTGCTCGCCGACGCCGATGTCGTGCTCTGTCTCGACCTGCGCGACCTCATGTTCGGCCTCGGGCGGTCCGACGCCGTGCACCACGGTTACGAGTCGCTCGTCCGCCCGTCGGCGACCGTGGTGAGCATCAGCACCAACCAGCTGATGCTGAAGGGGTTCCTCGACTACGCCGGCACCGACCATCCCGCCGCGGCCGACGCGATGGTCGACGTACTCGCGGACACGGCCCTCTGCCTGCCCGTCCTGGCGGGCATGGTGGCGGAGCGGGCGGGCGACCGGTCGGCGCGCAGGCGGGCGCTCACGGCGTTCACCGCGGACCTGCACGAGCGGTCGCATCGGCGGTTCACCGAGGCGGCCGACCAGGGCCTGACGAGCGCGGCCCTGAGCCGTGCCGTCCGCGACGTCGTGTCGGACGGGCCGTGGGAGCTCGCGAACGGGCAGCTGCGCGGCGACGTGCGCCGCGGCTGGCCGCTCGACCGCTTCAACGCGCACCTGGGCCGCAACGTCGGTGCCGGACTCGGCTACGGCATGGGCGTGTCGGTGGGGGCGGCACTCGCGCACCGCGGCGACGACACGATGGTCGTCAACCTGCAGCCGGACGGCGACCTGCTGTACACGCCGTCAGGGCTGTGGACGGCGGCGCGCTACCGGCTGCCGATCCTCACCGTGATGGCCAACAACCGTACGTACGGCCAGGACCGGATGCACCAGACGATCATGGCGCGCACACGGGAGCGTGCGGTCGAGAACGCGGGCGTCGGCATCGACCTCGACGACCCCGAGGTCGACTTCGCGATGCTCGCGCGGGCGCAGGGTGTCGAGTCGTGGGGACCGGTGACCGATCGCGACGACCTGACCGAGGTGCTGACCGCCGCGGCGAAGGTGGTCCGCGACGAGCGCCGGCCGGCGCTGGTCGACGTCGTCCTGCCGCGCCAGGGCTGA
- a CDS encoding alpha-hydroxy-acid oxidizing protein, translating to MRTIDAVVRAAGERLHPHVLDYVLGGAETETTLRRNREAYERRALVPRVLRDVGSVDLSTTMLGTPLALPVVLAPIGSLSLVDPDGAVASARAAASAGTTCVVGLMAKPGFAEVAAAVPEPMACQLYVRGDDRWLADVVRRVEDLGYRSVHLTVDSAVYGRRVRDLVNGFSPREAADRPDHAGQGGPRGAAYQAALTWDVVDRLRAATTLPIVLKGVVSAADARLAVEHGVDGVYVSNHGGRQLDYGCATLDRLGDVVSAVAGRAEIGFDGGVRHGTDVVMALALGARWVGIGRLQALGLAAAGEQGVRRVLDLLAEEMRSAVALLGSRTPGDLCPEDVTTYP from the coding sequence CTGCGGACGATCGACGCCGTCGTCCGTGCGGCCGGGGAGCGGCTCCACCCGCACGTGCTCGACTATGTGCTCGGTGGCGCGGAGACCGAGACCACGCTGCGGCGCAACCGCGAGGCGTACGAGCGGCGGGCGCTGGTGCCGCGCGTCCTGCGCGACGTCGGCTCCGTCGACCTCTCGACGACGATGCTCGGCACCCCGCTCGCCCTGCCGGTGGTGCTGGCCCCGATCGGCTCGCTGAGCCTCGTGGATCCCGACGGTGCCGTGGCGTCGGCGCGCGCGGCGGCGTCCGCCGGCACGACCTGCGTCGTCGGCCTGATGGCGAAGCCGGGTTTCGCCGAGGTCGCGGCCGCCGTGCCGGAGCCGATGGCGTGCCAGCTCTACGTGCGCGGCGACGACCGCTGGCTGGCCGACGTCGTGCGGCGGGTCGAGGACCTCGGCTACCGGTCCGTCCACCTCACCGTGGACTCGGCGGTCTACGGCCGCCGGGTGAGGGACCTGGTGAACGGGTTCTCCCCGCGGGAGGCGGCCGACCGTCCCGACCATGCGGGGCAGGGTGGCCCGCGTGGGGCCGCCTACCAGGCCGCGTTGACGTGGGACGTCGTCGACCGGCTGCGCGCGGCGACGACGCTGCCGATCGTGCTGAAGGGCGTGGTGTCGGCGGCCGACGCGCGGCTGGCCGTCGAGCACGGCGTCGACGGGGTGTACGTCTCGAATCACGGGGGCCGCCAGCTCGACTACGGGTGCGCGACCCTCGACCGGCTCGGCGACGTCGTGTCCGCGGTCGCAGGACGCGCCGAGATCGGGTTCGACGGCGGTGTCCGGCACGGCACCGACGTGGTCATGGCGCTCGCGCTCGGTGCCCGCTGGGTCGGGATCGGCAGGCTGCAGGCGCTCGGCCTCGCGGCGGCGGGTGAGCAGGGAGTGCGGCGGGTGCTCGACCTGCTCGCCGAGGAGATGCGTTCGGCCGTGGCGCTGCTCGGTAGCCGTACACCGGGTGACCTGTGCCCCGAGGACGTCACGACCTATCCCTGA